Proteins encoded by one window of Companilactobacillus ginsenosidimutans:
- a CDS encoding metallophosphoesterase, which produces MKYVISDLHFNHANVIAMDHRPFSDVNEMNATLIENWNKVVLPKDEVYILGDLSFGSAEEVTSIIKQLKGRKYLIRGNHDYFLNDETFDTTQFEWIKDLSHFKENHIQYQLCHYPILEYNGYFSDHCFLYGHVHNNRQKYFQRLMSPNAVNVGASMIGYKPISVAEIEKIITAQWQAKLESVYKLKNQLIPDTNEMSLDEIDFSQYDKSVSQDTIVNIVTNILENVEDDELLETALDTVPAPQLQKARLNAMLS; this is translated from the coding sequence ATGAAATATGTCATTTCAGATTTACACTTCAACCATGCCAATGTGATTGCGATGGATCATCGTCCATTCTCTGACGTTAACGAAATGAATGCCACGCTGATTGAGAACTGGAATAAAGTCGTCCTTCCAAAAGATGAGGTGTACATCCTTGGAGATTTGTCCTTCGGTTCTGCCGAGGAGGTTACCTCGATAATCAAGCAACTCAAAGGTCGTAAATATCTGATACGAGGTAACCACGATTATTTTTTGAATGATGAAACTTTCGACACCACGCAATTCGAGTGGATTAAAGACCTGAGCCATTTTAAAGAAAATCATATCCAGTATCAATTGTGTCATTATCCAATACTGGAGTATAACGGCTATTTTAGTGACCATTGCTTTCTTTATGGACATGTTCATAATAATCGTCAGAAGTATTTCCAACGTCTAATGAGTCCGAATGCAGTAAACGTTGGTGCCAGCATGATTGGGTACAAACCCATTAGTGTTGCTGAGATTGAAAAAATAATTACTGCTCAATGGCAAGCTAAATTGGAGTCAGTTTATAAGTTGAAGAATCAACTCATTCCAGACACAAATGAAATGAGTTTAGATGAAATTGATTTTTCTCAATACGATAAGTCGGTTAGTCAGGATACAATCGTAAATATTGTGACCAACATTTTAGAGAATGTTGAGGATGATGAATTACTTGAAACAGCACTGGATACTGTACCTGCTCCACAGCTGCAGAAAGCACGTTTAAATGCAATGCTGTCGTAG
- a CDS encoding metallophosphoesterase, translating into MRPVIAVSDIHGQMLVFPELEKIRARYPTAPVVFGGDYQDSMHHHSGFNVAQKIMEMQQAEPDNIFAIKGNHDASAVESLTGENDFWLEADGEDVIAEAALLKGHTLTSMKMATELVKRDYADLIDWMGALPLTVKLNKLLFVHAGLNLSAPNPVEDTSDHDKYWLREEYWFSVQPYFARNPLSCAVVSGHTPTNSISGLYLGGSAAPATRRNRVNSPAGVLTVQYEGEYARFFIDGGNHGGPSYYIGNIAVFDMDSGELIEAYENGKISK; encoded by the coding sequence ATGAGACCAGTTATTGCAGTTTCAGATATACATGGGCAGATGCTAGTTTTTCCTGAGTTAGAGAAAATTCGTGCACGGTACCCAACTGCACCAGTAGTTTTTGGTGGTGATTATCAAGATTCAATGCATCATCATTCGGGATTCAACGTTGCTCAGAAAATTATGGAGATGCAGCAGGCAGAACCAGATAATATTTTTGCCATCAAGGGTAATCACGATGCTTCTGCTGTGGAAAGCTTAACCGGGGAAAATGATTTCTGGTTGGAAGCTGATGGAGAAGATGTTATTGCTGAAGCTGCTCTGCTGAAAGGTCACACTTTAACGAGTATGAAAATGGCTACCGAGCTTGTAAAACGTGACTATGCAGACTTAATTGACTGGATGGGTGCACTCCCATTAACAGTAAAGCTGAACAAGCTATTATTTGTCCACGCAGGATTGAATCTTTCAGCACCAAATCCGGTTGAAGATACATCTGATCACGATAAATATTGGTTACGTGAGGAGTATTGGTTCAGTGTACAACCATATTTCGCTCGCAATCCTTTAAGCTGTGCGGTTGTATCGGGACACACACCAACAAATTCAATCAGCGGGCTATATCTTGGAGGCTCCGCTGCTCCGGCTACCAGACGAAATCGAGTCAATAGTCCTGCTGGTGTCCTGACTGTTCAGTACGAAGGCGAATATGCGAGATTCTTTATTGATGGTGGGAATCATGGTGGACCATCTTACTATATTGGAAATATTGCTGTATTTGATATGGATTCTGGGGAACTAATTGAGGCTTATGAAAATGGGAAGATTTCGAAGTAA
- a CDS encoding metallophosphoesterase, with protein sequence MSTSRNIYLTISLPGQNIEETLNEQKLMEHTISKKNLLKEVGDKKYIIDDSDKAVSKYSSGAAKLVRQLFESTVKYYVAEGLPFISVGSGLGRDDLRYFKKIDPGFGYDIYVVDFIAPELEKASDVELIDKLEPLVKDTYSRKKLEGYLNRYHSVKWDELGWKILTPTVFFSILSFPFVADPYYHDPIPEELVIIGDVHGDYDDLVEILDSHPKADFTLLGDYIDRGPQSGKVIRLLLERHESLHLLSGNHEVNLRKKYIEKRTTIGRLQQDTVNQLSEEGIGENEIRTFLSLLGTYRAIHFANRNIVLSHAGMEPSLTLNLALHGGIDLVPSEIFLYGIKKEGESSYDRDVDFEWVSHPIKHAVMIHGHRNKFERVGITEEHNKTTTINLADQDTTTLRYATIQRDKSCEVHIRKRFSNDERIISFDL encoded by the coding sequence ATGAGTACATCTCGCAATATTTACCTAACAATTTCATTGCCTGGACAAAACATCGAGGAAACATTAAATGAACAAAAGCTAATGGAGCACACTATTTCTAAGAAAAATTTGTTAAAAGAAGTTGGCGACAAGAAATATATAATAGATGATTCTGACAAAGCAGTTTCAAAGTATAGTTCGGGAGCAGCCAAGTTGGTTCGTCAATTATTTGAGTCTACGGTTAAGTATTACGTTGCGGAAGGACTCCCTTTCATTTCAGTAGGATCTGGTCTTGGAAGAGATGACCTACGATATTTTAAGAAAATTGATCCTGGCTTTGGATATGACATCTACGTTGTTGATTTTATCGCACCGGAATTAGAAAAAGCTAGTGACGTTGAATTGATAGATAAACTTGAACCATTAGTAAAGGATACGTACTCAAGAAAGAAATTAGAAGGCTATTTAAATCGATATCACTCAGTTAAATGGGATGAATTAGGGTGGAAAATTTTAACGCCGACCGTTTTTTTCAGTATATTATCATTTCCATTTGTAGCAGATCCGTATTATCATGACCCAATTCCTGAGGAATTGGTCATTATTGGCGATGTTCATGGTGATTATGATGATCTGGTCGAAATTTTGGATTCACATCCTAAAGCTGATTTCACCTTGCTGGGTGACTACATAGATAGAGGCCCACAGAGTGGTAAAGTCATTCGATTATTACTTGAAAGACATGAAAGCCTCCATCTGTTAAGTGGAAACCACGAAGTTAATCTCCGAAAAAAATATATCGAAAAACGAACAACGATTGGTAGACTTCAACAAGATACAGTGAATCAGCTTTCAGAAGAAGGTATTGGTGAAAATGAAATAAGGACATTTCTGAGCCTTTTGGGCACATATCGTGCCATCCATTTTGCAAATAGAAATATTGTGCTGAGTCATGCTGGTATGGAACCTTCGCTAACATTAAATCTTGCTCTTCATGGAGGCATAGATCTTGTTCCGTCTGAAATTTTTCTTTATGGAATCAAAAAAGAAGGAGAGTCATCCTATGACCGTGATGTTGATTTTGAATGGGTAAGTCATCCAATCAAGCATGCAGTGATGATTCATGGACATCGTAACAAATTCGAAAGAGTTGGAATTACCGAAGAACATAATAAAACGACAACTATTAATTTAGCGGATCAGGACACAACGACCCTGAGATACGCGACTATTCAGCGTGATAAAAGTTGCGAAGTACATATTAGGAAACGATTCTCAAACGATGAAAGAATCATTTCTTTTGATTTGTAA
- a CDS encoding metallophosphoesterase translates to MGIFIALGDLHGQMETLDRLEIVQKQYPTAKTIFIGDYIDCYGTNLGFDLLHEIHDMQMKNPSDVIVLMGNHEQAAIDYFEDPENDSWLRFGGDYTLRAVAKKLGSKQDFSHDREFVLNHEHGLLDWVKQLPLTYYPGSDNKIVFTHAGLDLLLDDPIRDTSQTDHLWMRATYWYNPNFWGIFGHNKLDMSIVTGHTPTGNIMGEYEDDERPKKQESNRNPIYAIHYPGEYPRYLIDGGAGDGDSKKLGNIGVFDGETGMLIDAIED, encoded by the coding sequence ATGGGAATATTTATTGCACTTGGTGATTTACACGGCCAAATGGAAACTCTAGATCGATTGGAAATCGTTCAAAAACAGTATCCAACTGCTAAGACAATCTTTATCGGGGATTATATTGATTGTTATGGCACTAACCTCGGGTTTGACCTTCTTCACGAAATACATGATATGCAAATGAAAAATCCCAGTGATGTAATTGTCTTAATGGGAAATCATGAACAGGCTGCGATTGATTACTTTGAGGACCCAGAGAACGACTCTTGGTTACGATTTGGTGGCGACTATACATTGAGAGCAGTAGCAAAGAAACTTGGAAGTAAGCAAGATTTTTCCCACGACCGAGAATTTGTATTAAATCATGAACATGGGTTGCTTGATTGGGTTAAGCAACTGCCACTGACCTATTATCCTGGCAGTGACAATAAAATCGTGTTTACCCATGCTGGATTGGACTTGCTGCTTGATGATCCAATTCGTGATACTTCACAGACTGACCACTTGTGGATGAGAGCTACTTATTGGTATAACCCGAATTTCTGGGGGATATTCGGGCACAATAAACTCGATATGAGCATCGTTACTGGCCATACACCAACTGGAAACATAATGGGTGAATACGAGGATGACGAGCGTCCGAAAAAACAAGAGTCTAATCGTAACCCTATTTATGCCATACATTATCCAGGCGAATATCCACGGTACCTTATCGATGGAGGTGCGGGTGATGGCGATTCAAAAAAACTTGGCAACATTGGGGTATTCGATGGAGAAACTGGCATGCTTATTGATGCAATTGAGGATTAG
- a CDS encoding endonuclease/exonuclease/phosphatase family protein: MNNFFGLNCNGRGHKKLTSDIFDVIKNGGFSIVALTEVALGQGTNRFVRQMELEGYAGFLGTAGERGSNTVYVGIRKDAFETDATVIIRDLGFSNFVHIVVGTLNIIVFRIPISNIRGLSQIAVNSEFSDRKMMMEQVISYASNVEGPVISIFDANNGLYHQGETLTDYKGCGRSIYSLPLIRDMFESEHMNLLTPSSGYSWKLGCMKSCLDHIAVRDLAVENLEYVWYDVSDHASIQGEIDLPNTLLPMNMFPELPKENRKVLEV; encoded by the coding sequence ATGAATAATTTTTTTGGATTAAATTGTAATGGCCGTGGACATAAGAAATTAACGTCAGATATTTTTGATGTTATTAAAAATGGAGGATTTTCCATTGTTGCTTTAACTGAAGTCGCACTTGGACAAGGAACGAATAGATTTGTTCGACAGATGGAATTGGAGGGCTATGCTGGTTTTTTGGGAACTGCGGGAGAACGTGGAAGTAATACAGTTTATGTTGGTATTCGTAAGGATGCATTTGAAACAGATGCAACGGTAATTATTCGTGATCTAGGTTTCTCTAATTTTGTTCACATTGTGGTTGGAACTCTTAACATAATTGTCTTTAGGATTCCTATTTCAAACATAAGAGGTTTATCGCAAATTGCGGTAAACTCAGAATTTTCTGATCGTAAGATGATGATGGAACAGGTCATATCATACGCTTCCAATGTGGAAGGGCCTGTAATTTCAATCTTTGATGCCAATAATGGACTATACCATCAAGGGGAAACGCTTACAGATTATAAAGGATGTGGAAGGTCAATTTACTCCCTACCACTAATTCGGGATATGTTTGAATCAGAACATATGAACCTTTTAACTCCATCTTCGGGTTATTCTTGGAAACTAGGATGTATGAAATCATGTCTCGACCATATTGCAGTTCGAGATTTGGCTGTAGAAAATCTTGAATATGTATGGTACGACGTTTCCGATCATGCCTCGATTCAAGGAGAAATAGATTTACCTAATACTTTGTTACCAATGAATATGTTTCCAGAACTACCAAAAGAGAACAGGAAAGTACTGGAGGTGTAG
- a CDS encoding Lreu_0056 family protein, giving the protein MKFKNIRLLTVLAASLMLLVGCGNNNSASSNQNNSTSTSNTKSSSSFTNSSALWDDSKDQKLENFIDQWGPTMHQKYTKYDGKHGIDTSVGTTFPKDLKTATVNGKHASIGWSKSGEGDYEYNVVAIYNYVGTVPPLPSHITYFFAFKDGEPVALVDQSRQGGHASLLKTSNEKVKSSFVRIVEGKSVQGTSNANSSQKGSSVNNSSSKLATDPDKVGVMVYQEAFQLDSIDSDMHLYFGSGDGKYGIGGGTGISSTQFRIDGDIVHYWKLDPDSAEIAADETSKEYTIGLKTLEDKYYTTPAQKQGVQNAIDHFQRD; this is encoded by the coding sequence GTGAAATTCAAAAATATTCGTTTGTTAACTGTATTGGCTGCAAGTTTAATGTTGCTGGTTGGTTGTGGTAACAATAATTCTGCTAGTTCAAATCAAAACAACTCGACATCAACTTCTAATACTAAGAGTTCATCAAGCTTCACAAATTCATCTGCACTTTGGGATGATAGTAAGGATCAAAAGCTAGAAAACTTTATTGACCAATGGGGTCCTACAATGCATCAGAAATATACCAAATATGATGGTAAGCACGGAATTGATACTTCAGTTGGAACTACTTTTCCCAAAGACTTAAAGACTGCAACTGTTAATGGGAAGCACGCTTCAATTGGCTGGAGCAAGTCTGGTGAGGGTGACTATGAATACAACGTTGTTGCGATTTACAACTATGTTGGGACGGTTCCACCACTTCCAAGTCACATCACATATTTCTTTGCGTTCAAAGATGGTGAGCCCGTTGCATTGGTTGATCAATCTCGTCAAGGTGGACATGCTAGTTTGTTAAAGACTTCGAATGAGAAGGTTAAGAGTAGTTTTGTACGAATTGTTGAAGGTAAGTCTGTGCAGGGTACAAGTAACGCAAACTCATCTCAGAAGGGTTCAAGTGTAAATAATAGTTCAAGCAAATTAGCAACTGATCCTGACAAAGTCGGAGTTATGGTCTATCAAGAGGCATTTCAATTAGACAGTATTGATTCAGATATGCATCTTTATTTTGGTTCTGGTGATGGCAAATATGGTATTGGTGGAGGTACTGGAATATCCAGTACACAGTTTAGAATTGACGGTGATATTGTTCATTATTGGAAACTAGATCCTGATAGTGCCGAGATTGCTGCGGACGAGACATCTAAAGAATACACGATTGGATTGAAGACACTCGAAGATAAGTACTATACAACTCCTGCTCAAAAACAGGGAGTTCAGAATGCAATTGACCATTTTCAAAGGGATTAA
- a CDS encoding YjjG family noncanonical pyrimidine nucleotidase, whose product MTYKNILFDLDNTIFDTKKNANLALHKMKIADSFPFNEEHMKWWFQVNDLLWGQFEAGDISRKELLDSRFTTYFNKYNIEADSAKSEVEFQALFAAEHALMPNAWTMLENVSQKHHLFVVSNGSKQKQLTQLAGADINQFFDKIFLAEDIGYKKPDVQFFDAVQSDIQGATTSNMLVVGDSLTADIDGANRSNIDSVWYDTELDGNNSQINPTYTIANLNELESLM is encoded by the coding sequence ATGACATACAAAAACATACTATTCGATCTGGATAATACAATTTTCGACACAAAGAAAAACGCCAATCTAGCACTACACAAAATGAAAATAGCTGATTCATTCCCGTTTAATGAAGAACACATGAAATGGTGGTTTCAAGTAAATGACCTACTATGGGGACAATTTGAAGCTGGTGACATAAGTCGTAAAGAATTATTGGATTCACGTTTCACAACATACTTCAATAAATACAATATTGAAGCAGATAGTGCAAAATCTGAAGTTGAGTTTCAAGCTCTCTTTGCAGCAGAACACGCTTTAATGCCGAATGCATGGACGATGCTTGAAAATGTTAGTCAGAAGCATCACTTGTTCGTTGTGTCTAACGGATCAAAACAAAAACAACTAACTCAATTAGCTGGAGCAGATATTAATCAATTCTTCGACAAAATTTTCCTAGCTGAAGACATCGGTTATAAGAAACCTGACGTTCAGTTTTTTGATGCCGTTCAATCTGATATCCAAGGTGCAACCACATCAAATATGTTAGTTGTTGGAGATTCATTAACTGCTGATATTGATGGTGCCAATCGCTCTAATATCGATAGCGTTTGGTATGATACTGAACTTGACGGAAACAATAGTCAGATCAATCCCACCTACACAATTGCAAATCTTAATGAGCTGGAGAGTCTTATGTAA
- a CDS encoding DUF6287 domain-containing protein, producing MLSKFENESLKYMKSKNPNKQVQSTYRDSIKSIKKSIKEKNNSRIEAAILTNQSEETEKNLQKKNSSLKTLKKELVSQEKIVYSKAQFKKINDKVDKQISENNTLIDKYSKVNNKQNKDDNISQVTTNKGKKDETVSKTSSKMNLQQIKSGDFSSLVGSWKEIAEGANFYRGNGFEWKNDVSGMKLSISKSQISDGQVVLRMGSNGKLIMNENGPEGEVDSRQTDVLTLDAEVGAHAYDIVFIPKGISYEPDLDGKINLNKEHIYIRTSNNDFVDVFERV from the coding sequence ATGCTCAGTAAATTTGAGAACGAATCTTTAAAGTATATGAAAAGTAAAAATCCAAATAAACAAGTTCAATCCACGTATAGGGATTCTATAAAATCAATAAAGAAATCAATCAAAGAAAAGAACAATTCAAGAATTGAGGCAGCGATTCTTACGAATCAATCTGAAGAAACGGAAAAAAACTTACAGAAGAAAAATTCTAGTCTGAAGACATTAAAGAAAGAGCTTGTATCACAAGAAAAGATTGTATATTCCAAAGCTCAATTTAAAAAGATAAATGATAAAGTTGATAAGCAGATTTCTGAAAATAATACATTGATTGATAAGTATTCAAAAGTTAACAATAAACAAAATAAAGATGATAACATTAGCCAAGTCACAACCAACAAAGGTAAAAAGGATGAAACGGTAAGTAAAACTTCTTCAAAAATGAACCTTCAACAAATAAAATCAGGCGACTTTTCTTCATTAGTCGGCTCTTGGAAGGAAATTGCTGAAGGAGCTAATTTTTATCGAGGAAATGGCTTTGAGTGGAAGAATGACGTTTCGGGGATGAAACTAAGTATCTCCAAATCTCAAATAAGTGATGGCCAAGTTGTTTTAAGAATGGGATCAAATGGAAAGCTGATAATGAATGAGAATGGTCCAGAAGGTGAAGTTGATTCACGACAAACCGATGTACTGACATTAGATGCTGAAGTGGGCGCACACGCCTATGACATTGTCTTTATACCGAAGGGGATTTCATATGAGCCAGATTTAGACGGGAAAATAAATTTGAATAAGGAACATATTTATATACGAACAAGTAATAATGATTTCGTTGATGTTTTTGAACGTGTATAG
- a CDS encoding YitT family protein, with the protein MNFKWWTKNTSLELLMITIGCAIYAFSLDMISIPNGLADGGLSGITLIIRFFFHINPGISTLILNIPLIFIGFLYLGKRTMFYTLYGTVCLSLFLLLWAHQSVIAPLPFKHDLLLSSLAAGVLSGLGIGMVFRFNGTTGGSDIMARVGQMKFGLSSGKGILIMDYLVLFLSLSYLDFYHIMYSLIVSFILARMIDLVQEGPNRAKALFIISDQCEEIAQVIDKTLERGFTYLNAEGGYQNDKKKIIYLIIQPREVAQLKQLISSVDDKAFVTVFDAREVIGEGFSYQRKRYHVSLHK; encoded by the coding sequence ATGAATTTCAAATGGTGGACTAAAAACACTAGCTTAGAACTGTTAATGATTACTATCGGATGTGCCATCTATGCCTTTAGTCTAGATATGATTTCCATCCCGAATGGTCTAGCTGATGGCGGACTAAGTGGTATTACGCTGATTATCCGATTCTTTTTCCACATTAATCCTGGTATAAGTACCTTAATCCTCAATATCCCACTGATATTCATTGGATTCCTATATTTAGGAAAGCGGACAATGTTCTATACGCTCTATGGGACTGTTTGTTTGTCACTATTTCTGTTGCTGTGGGCTCATCAATCTGTCATTGCTCCATTACCATTCAAACATGATTTGTTGCTATCGTCGCTGGCTGCTGGGGTGTTATCTGGGCTCGGTATTGGAATGGTTTTCCGCTTCAACGGGACCACGGGTGGTAGCGATATCATGGCACGTGTAGGACAGATGAAATTTGGATTGTCGTCAGGTAAGGGAATACTAATTATGGATTACTTAGTATTGTTCTTATCCTTGTCATACCTTGATTTCTACCATATTATGTATTCCCTAATTGTTAGTTTTATTCTTGCAAGAATGATTGATCTAGTACAAGAAGGGCCTAATCGTGCCAAAGCATTGTTTATTATTTCTGATCAATGCGAAGAGATTGCCCAAGTGATTGATAAAACTTTAGAGCGTGGATTTACCTATCTGAATGCTGAGGGAGGATATCAGAATGATAAAAAGAAAATTATTTATTTGATAATTCAACCTCGTGAAGTTGCACAATTGAAACAGTTGATTTCATCTGTTGATGATAAAGCTTTCGTGACAGTATTTGATGCTCGTGAAGTTATCGGTGAAGGATTCAGTTATCAACGAAAAAGATATCATGTCAGTCTGCATAAATAG